One window of the Thermococcus sp. P6 genome contains the following:
- the tes-int gene encoding tetraether lipid synthase Tes, intein-containing, translated as MEGSAGEVPSGEKEFEHLTKRIREVIEFPEISEDEFNEMMKRASRAYGGPLPHRTYSLCPETRRVVPALVWEKDGRVWITKRCPEGMITGLYYEDVEQYYWFQKWKFDFKITSSNVENTGANCPLDCGLCSRHRSHTSLLNIVLTNRCNLSCWYCFPKDEEAVFKVKDRVSILKFEDLARRFSFENKVEIDGFKGEYSTPDDIYVLTFEDGLSKWTRLTKFLRRKHEGKILRIRTKTGRTLRVTPEHKVFVHVDGKLVKKRADELEPGDELISTWRIPEKDGTYTIDLIEAFKALPEEEKEKTYVRGIKEIDLSPLKEEYGDRIYSWKGQDSMPLSAFYRLKVSGDFRLGRDATDHELPSKLEITPSFARLIGYFVSDGHYTDKDVRITVGHDDVERDILSILEELGVPHSILQAEGKAKQIVIGSRLMRLVFKYALGIPEKAENKRLPRDFLSYPQEVRRALLSGLLNGDGYVVRGERHLNVGYASVSRGLIRDILYLLASFGIFARVYTVEKEKVKGANHDLYRVYVAGKDLERLVEIVELREGHRKRLGDVGERKPARITKVSDFYLDPVEGIEEEEYSGYVYDVEVENPGHSFVASDGLLVSNCFFYAKEGQPIYEPTLEQIRMMLRNAKKEEPIGANAVQFTGGEPTLRDDLIEIIKIAREEGYDHVQLNTDGIKLAFEPELVKKIREAGVNTLYMSYDGMTPQTNWKNHWEVPLIFENVRKAGGPGIVLVPTTIRNVNDHELGAIINFALNNLDIVRGVNFQPISLVGRVPKKERQRFRITIPGAIKRIEEQTHGAIAKGDWYPIPIAGHIARFFEAFSGSRYYMTSHFACGAATYVFLDREKKRVVPISRFLDVDGFVEYLESKAEEIEGWKKMGKLRKLKLGAEIFMKFRSFYDEKYAPKGLGVLDLIKNAFIHGNYDALGKFHTNALFLGMMHFMDEYNYDVERVERCVIHYAMPDGRIVPFCTFNVIPELYRDKVQAQFSYSWDEWKALHPDWDYKKDKYIRTKEFVERMKKSELYRKTYIDIEDYLGLWGDRND; from the coding sequence GTGGAAGGCAGTGCTGGTGAAGTTCCAAGCGGTGAAAAGGAGTTTGAGCATCTCACAAAAAGGATCAGGGAGGTAATCGAGTTCCCTGAGATAAGCGAGGATGAGTTCAACGAGATGATGAAACGGGCCAGCAGGGCCTACGGTGGGCCCTTACCCCACAGGACTTACTCCCTCTGTCCAGAGACAAGACGGGTGGTGCCGGCCCTCGTATGGGAGAAGGACGGCAGGGTGTGGATAACGAAGCGCTGTCCGGAGGGCATGATAACCGGTCTCTACTACGAGGACGTTGAGCAGTACTACTGGTTCCAGAAGTGGAAGTTCGATTTCAAGATCACGAGTTCCAACGTCGAGAACACCGGTGCCAACTGTCCCCTCGATTGTGGATTATGCTCAAGGCACCGCTCCCACACGAGCCTTTTGAACATAGTTCTGACGAACAGGTGCAACTTAAGCTGCTGGTATTGCTTCCCCAAGGACGAAGAGGCGGTTTTCAAAGTTAAGGACAGAGTGAGCATCCTGAAGTTCGAAGACCTTGCCAGAAGGTTTTCCTTTGAGAACAAAGTTGAAATCGACGGGTTCAAGGGGGAATACTCAACACCCGATGACATCTACGTCCTTACCTTCGAGGATGGACTGAGTAAGTGGACGAGACTAACCAAGTTCCTCAGAAGGAAACACGAGGGCAAGATCCTCAGGATAAGAACGAAGACGGGGAGAACGCTAAGGGTTACGCCCGAGCACAAGGTGTTCGTCCACGTGGACGGGAAGCTCGTAAAGAAGAGGGCCGACGAACTCGAACCGGGTGACGAGTTGATTTCAACGTGGCGGATTCCGGAAAAAGATGGTACCTATACGATAGACCTGATCGAAGCATTTAAAGCCCTGCCTGAGGAAGAGAAGGAGAAGACCTACGTTAGGGGCATAAAGGAAATCGACCTTTCCCCACTGAAGGAAGAATACGGGGATAGGATATACTCGTGGAAAGGTCAGGACTCAATGCCCCTAAGCGCTTTCTACAGGCTGAAGGTTTCCGGCGATTTCAGACTTGGAAGAGACGCCACCGACCACGAATTGCCCTCAAAACTTGAGATCACGCCCTCCTTTGCCAGACTCATCGGCTACTTCGTCTCGGACGGACACTACACCGACAAGGACGTTCGCATAACGGTTGGCCATGATGATGTTGAAAGGGACATTCTCTCGATCCTTGAGGAGCTCGGGGTTCCCCACAGTATTCTTCAAGCCGAAGGAAAGGCAAAGCAGATCGTGATTGGGAGCAGGTTGATGCGTCTCGTCTTTAAGTACGCCCTCGGGATTCCGGAGAAAGCCGAGAACAAGAGGCTTCCGAGAGACTTCCTCAGCTATCCGCAGGAAGTCAGGAGGGCGTTGCTTTCTGGCCTGCTCAACGGCGATGGCTACGTCGTCAGGGGGGAGAGACATTTAAACGTTGGCTATGCCAGCGTCTCCCGCGGCCTCATAAGAGACATCCTCTATCTACTGGCATCCTTTGGGATATTCGCAAGGGTATACACCGTTGAAAAGGAAAAGGTCAAAGGGGCAAATCACGACCTCTACAGGGTATACGTGGCTGGGAAGGACCTCGAGAGGCTGGTTGAAATAGTCGAGCTCAGGGAAGGGCACAGGAAAAGACTTGGCGATGTCGGGGAGAGGAAACCCGCGAGGATAACGAAGGTCAGCGACTTCTACCTCGATCCCGTGGAAGGTATTGAAGAGGAGGAGTACTCGGGATACGTTTACGACGTTGAGGTTGAGAACCCCGGGCACTCGTTCGTAGCCTCCGACGGTCTCCTGGTGAGCAACTGCTTTTTCTACGCCAAAGAGGGACAGCCGATATACGAGCCCACGTTAGAGCAGATAAGGATGATGCTCCGCAACGCAAAGAAGGAGGAGCCCATAGGGGCCAACGCAGTCCAGTTCACCGGGGGAGAACCAACGCTGAGGGACGATTTAATTGAGATAATAAAGATCGCCAGGGAAGAGGGTTACGACCACGTGCAGCTCAACACCGATGGCATAAAGCTCGCCTTCGAGCCGGAACTGGTGAAGAAGATAAGGGAGGCTGGAGTCAACACGCTCTACATGAGCTACGACGGAATGACGCCCCAGACCAACTGGAAGAACCACTGGGAGGTCCCCCTGATCTTTGAGAACGTTAGAAAAGCTGGAGGGCCGGGCATAGTCCTCGTTCCAACGACCATAAGGAACGTGAACGACCACGAGCTCGGGGCAATAATAAACTTTGCCCTCAACAATCTGGACATCGTAAGGGGCGTTAACTTCCAGCCGATTTCCCTCGTTGGAAGGGTTCCGAAAAAGGAACGCCAGAGGTTCAGGATAACCATCCCCGGGGCAATAAAGAGGATAGAGGAGCAGACCCATGGAGCCATAGCAAAGGGAGACTGGTATCCAATTCCCATAGCCGGACACATAGCGAGGTTCTTCGAGGCCTTCTCGGGAAGCAGATACTACATGACCTCCCACTTTGCGTGTGGTGCGGCAACCTACGTATTCCTTGACAGGGAGAAAAAGAGGGTCGTGCCGATAAGCAGGTTCCTTGACGTTGATGGCTTCGTCGAGTATCTGGAGAGCAAGGCCGAAGAGATAGAGGGCTGGAAGAAGATGGGCAAACTCCGCAAGCTCAAGCTCGGTGCCGAGATATTCATGAAGTTCAGGAGCTTCTACGACGAGAAGTACGCCCCCAAGGGACTTGGAGTCCTCGACCTCATAAAGAACGCCTTCATCCACGGCAACTACGATGCCCTCGGAAAGTTCCACACGAACGCCCTCTTCCTCGGGATGATGCACTTCATGGACGAGTACAACTACGACGTCGAGAGGGTTGAACGCTGCGTTATCCACTACGCCATGCCTGACGGAAGGATCGTTCCCTTCTGTACCTTCAACGTCATTCCAGAGCTGTACAGGGACAAGGTGCAGGCCCAGTTCAGCTACTCGTGGGACGAATGGAAGGCCCTGCATCCGGACTGGGACTACAAAAAGGACAAGTACATCAGGACCAAGGAGTTCGTCGAGAGGATGAAGAAGAGCGAGCTCTACAGGAAGACCTACATCGACATCGAGGACTACCTCGGGCTATGGGGTGATCGGAATGATTAA
- a CDS encoding DUF3213 domain-containing protein, with translation MIKGDKKLTLLRLRFGKVDWEKATAKQYELLKEDRVWRAFLNGYARSGFIVFDEESLPREEVMEILKELEPMIVEDKEITVEELIESSYSWNNVRKRAGA, from the coding sequence ATGATTAAGGGGGACAAAAAACTAACCCTGCTCAGATTACGGTTCGGGAAGGTAGACTGGGAGAAAGCCACCGCGAAGCAGTACGAACTCCTGAAGGAGGATCGAGTGTGGAGAGCCTTTCTCAACGGCTACGCCAGGAGCGGCTTCATCGTTTTCGACGAGGAAAGCCTTCCGAGGGAGGAGGTCATGGAAATCCTGAAGGAACTGGAACCCATGATAGTCGAAGATAAGGAAATAACGGTTGAGGAACTGATAGAATCCAGCTACTCGTGGAACAACGTGCGGAAAAGGGCAGGAGCATAA
- a CDS encoding DUF2139 domain-containing protein yields the protein MLSHYRFPGRYGPEWGSGGIFGLRYHRGVLYFTLAFEAEARFLDIKEGGEKVYDFTLLGKAPTSGGDTYNAVETVDEFIYFGGWVHAPAVYEGKNEKSTISFVNKYSHVHAYDTDSGEVRLLWKDSIHHPTDWAGEVSDIIYDPYNDRLLLAREDGHANLGVYALDRRTERAEALLGEPSAKGTLLHDSAFFGVGNNFAGGLREIKALDLITGKWESFKPGESVDGRPYVRPEYGPLASAYNRAFAFVRGGIVAGNPLMGEDFRFFRLFEFHTFYAPFRVNAINVGGGIVTAYNSYHDAVYRPEDRFGWTTTNTIVGPSVLLYVAPPMVKIIGAFGARITSIEKMGGQILLGANTAPNTGSTEATPFDTGNRDIVVLDEDVIQRRPPAVSFSVPLALQGREAFGGIPLEGYREPRMVLYLSRDNRLTVREYDLSLPAGGAFEDTFDLKAGRNIVELDSFSGIVSFELEKEDGKGKARIELR from the coding sequence ATGCTGAGTCATTACAGGTTTCCGGGCAGGTACGGGCCGGAGTGGGGCAGTGGTGGAATATTCGGTCTCAGGTACCATAGAGGGGTGCTCTACTTCACCCTCGCCTTTGAGGCCGAGGCCCGCTTCCTTGATATTAAGGAGGGGGGTGAAAAGGTTTACGACTTCACGCTCCTTGGGAAGGCCCCGACGAGCGGAGGCGATACCTACAACGCGGTGGAGACCGTGGACGAATTCATATACTTTGGGGGATGGGTTCACGCGCCCGCGGTGTATGAAGGGAAGAATGAAAAATCCACGATAAGCTTTGTGAACAAGTACTCCCACGTGCATGCCTACGATACGGACAGCGGTGAGGTACGGCTCCTCTGGAAGGATTCCATACATCATCCAACGGACTGGGCCGGCGAGGTGAGCGATATAATCTACGACCCCTACAACGACAGGCTTCTCCTTGCGAGGGAGGACGGCCACGCGAACCTCGGTGTTTACGCCCTCGACAGAAGGACCGAAAGGGCCGAGGCTTTACTCGGGGAACCCTCGGCCAAGGGCACGCTCCTTCATGACAGCGCCTTCTTCGGCGTTGGGAACAACTTCGCCGGAGGTCTAAGGGAGATAAAGGCCCTCGACCTCATAACGGGGAAGTGGGAATCCTTTAAACCCGGGGAGAGCGTCGATGGAAGGCCCTACGTAAGACCGGAGTACGGTCCGCTCGCGAGCGCTTACAACAGGGCCTTTGCCTTCGTCCGCGGGGGGATCGTAGCGGGCAATCCCCTCATGGGGGAGGACTTCAGGTTCTTCCGGCTCTTCGAGTTCCACACCTTCTACGCCCCCTTCAGGGTGAACGCGATAAACGTCGGCGGCGGTATCGTGACGGCTTACAACTCCTACCACGACGCTGTTTACAGGCCCGAGGACCGGTTTGGATGGACGACCACCAACACCATCGTCGGCCCGAGCGTTCTCCTCTACGTTGCCCCGCCGATGGTGAAGATAATCGGCGCTTTCGGGGCGAGAATAACGAGCATTGAGAAAATGGGAGGACAGATTCTCCTTGGAGCAAACACTGCCCCGAACACCGGCTCTACGGAGGCGACGCCCTTCGACACCGGAAACAGGGACATAGTGGTTCTCGATGAAGACGTGATTCAGAGGAGACCTCCCGCGGTGAGCTTCTCGGTTCCCCTTGCCCTTCAGGGCAGGGAAGCCTTCGGAGGAATCCCCCTCGAGGGCTACCGCGAGCCGAGGATGGTCCTCTACCTGAGCAGGGACAACAGGCTGACCGTTAGGGAGTACGATCTATCCCTTCCCGCGGGCGGTGCCTTCGAGGATACCTTCGACCTCAAAGCCGGCAGAAACATCGTTGAGCTGGATTCCTTCAGCGGCATCGTGAGCTTCGAGCTGGAAAAAGAGGATGGAAAGGGAAAGGCGAGGATAGAACTCCGCTGA
- a CDS encoding Tfx family DNA-binding protein translates to MSGKSFFTKHQIRILQLRARGMKQSEIAELLGTTRANVSILERRALEKVEKARNTILIWEQINSRLSVRVKRGEDIFTVPERLFKKADELGIHVPYSTAEVIAYLVENAPIEDRIARRDFILFLDSGNNLRIGEYLPGEEDPKGP, encoded by the coding sequence ATGTCGGGTAAGAGCTTCTTCACGAAGCACCAGATCAGGATCCTTCAGCTTCGGGCGAGGGGCATGAAGCAGAGCGAGATAGCGGAGCTTCTCGGCACGACGAGGGCCAACGTGAGCATACTTGAGAGAAGGGCCCTTGAAAAGGTGGAAAAGGCCCGGAACACCATCCTGATCTGGGAGCAGATAAACTCCCGGCTTAGCGTCCGGGTGAAAAGGGGAGAGGATATATTCACGGTTCCGGAGCGGCTTTTCAAAAAGGCCGACGAGCTCGGGATTCACGTTCCCTACAGCACGGCCGAGGTTATAGCCTATCTCGTGGAGAACGCCCCGATAGAGGACCGTATAGCCCGGAGGGACTTCATTCTCTTCCTCGACAGCGGAAACAATCTCAGGATCGGCGAGTACCTGCCCGGTGAGGAGGACCCGAAAGGCCCATAA
- a CDS encoding aldolase: MSRIAKSQLIHYSRKAHERGLTAAFGGNLSLLFGGLVFIKSTGAVMDELNAGDIAVIDLDGRQVSGVRPSSEYRMHLAIYREREDVRAVVHLHPPYSIAASTMAGKELPIITPEAELYLGRIPVAEFRPAGTRELAEKVAEAIKESDAVIMERHGIVTVGRTLREAFYRAELVEESAKLWYLAERR; the protein is encoded by the coding sequence ATGAGTCGGATTGCGAAGTCCCAGCTGATCCACTACTCAAGAAAAGCCCACGAACGGGGCCTTACCGCGGCCTTCGGCGGAAACCTCAGTCTCCTGTTCGGAGGGCTGGTTTTCATAAAATCCACGGGGGCGGTGATGGACGAGCTCAACGCCGGCGATATCGCGGTGATAGACCTCGATGGAAGGCAGGTCTCAGGGGTCAGGCCCTCCTCCGAGTACAGGATGCATCTGGCCATCTACAGGGAGAGGGAAGACGTTAGAGCCGTGGTCCACCTCCATCCGCCCTACTCGATAGCCGCATCCACGATGGCCGGAAAAGAACTGCCCATAATAACGCCGGAAGCCGAGCTCTACCTTGGAAGGATTCCCGTGGCGGAGTTCCGGCCCGCCGGAACACGGGAGCTTGCGGAGAAGGTGGCGGAAGCGATCAAGGAATCGGACGCTGTGATAATGGAGCGTCACGGCATAGTCACCGTCGGAAGAACCCTGAGGGAGGCCTTCTACAGGGCGGAACTCGTGGAGGAGAGCGCAAAATTATGGTACCTGGCGGAAAGGCGTTGA
- a CDS encoding UPF0147 family protein has protein sequence MSELIDQIVQVLNEQVVQDTVVPRNIRRAAERAIEVLLDKSKDPVVRAADAIAILEEVSEDPNMPMHTRTIIWEVLGALEQIK, from the coding sequence ATGAGCGAGCTCATCGATCAGATCGTTCAGGTTCTCAACGAGCAGGTCGTTCAGGATACGGTTGTTCCGAGGAACATAAGGCGCGCGGCCGAGCGGGCCATAGAGGTGCTTCTCGATAAGAGCAAAGACCCCGTCGTCAGGGCGGCGGATGCGATAGCGATACTCGAGGAGGTAAGCGAGGACCCCAACATGCCCATGCACACGAGGACGATCATATGGGAGGTCCTCGGCGCCCTTGAGCAGATAAAGTGA
- the cobO gene encoding cob(I)yrinic acid a,c-diamide adenosyltransferase, translated as MSWKEKLGMVHVYTGNGKGKTTAAFGLAVRMLGSGGRVIILQFMKAGDVYGEQKKIAECGALIESFGLPKFVHGKPEPEDIEAARRALKRSREVVSSGEWDLVILDEICVALGFGMLEVDEVIELIEKKAPHTELVLTGRYCPEELFEYADYVTEMREVKHPYARGILARRGVEF; from the coding sequence GTGTCATGGAAGGAGAAGCTTGGGATGGTTCACGTCTACACCGGAAACGGTAAGGGAAAGACGACAGCAGCTTTTGGTCTCGCCGTCAGGATGCTTGGCTCTGGAGGGAGGGTCATCATCCTTCAGTTCATGAAGGCCGGGGACGTTTACGGCGAGCAGAAGAAGATAGCCGAATGCGGCGCGCTTATAGAATCCTTCGGTTTGCCGAAGTTCGTCCACGGTAAGCCCGAGCCGGAGGACATTGAAGCCGCCAGAAGGGCCCTGAAACGCTCGAGGGAGGTCGTCTCGAGCGGTGAGTGGGATCTGGTGATCCTCGACGAGATATGCGTCGCCCTCGGCTTCGGCATGCTCGAGGTTGATGAGGTTATCGAGCTCATCGAGAAGAAAGCCCCCCACACCGAGCTCGTTTTGACGGGGAGGTACTGCCCGGAGGAGCTGTTTGAATACGCCGACTACGTCACCGAGATGAGGGAGGTGAAGCATCCCTACGCGCGCGGCATCCTCGCAAGGAGGGGCGTCGAGTTCTGA
- a CDS encoding biotin/lipoate A/B protein ligase family protein, with protein sequence MRFVPLIVAKPELQMAIDEAILRARIEGKVPDTVRLYAFSPSSVTIGRFQSVRHDVDLDEARKLGVPVVRRITGGGSVFHDEFGEITYSVVVGEDYHPMLGKIETSYRYLAGPLVDALRELGLDAGFSGLNDVVANGRKISGSAQTRRKGTILQHGTFMYSTRLEVLGRVLKVSKAKLSDKGISSIFERVTTLEREGIKLNRWDTYRLLKESFFNAFPLEEGELTDYELELAGKLVEEKYGNPEWNLMR encoded by the coding sequence ATGAGGTTCGTCCCGCTCATAGTTGCGAAACCCGAACTCCAGATGGCCATAGACGAGGCTATACTCCGGGCCAGAATCGAGGGGAAGGTCCCGGACACGGTCCGGCTCTACGCCTTCTCGCCCAGCTCTGTAACCATCGGGCGCTTCCAGAGCGTCAGGCACGACGTGGATCTCGACGAGGCGAGGAAACTCGGAGTTCCGGTTGTCAGGAGGATAACGGGCGGTGGATCCGTCTTCCACGACGAATTCGGAGAGATAACGTACTCCGTGGTGGTTGGGGAGGACTACCATCCGATGCTCGGAAAGATAGAAACGAGCTACCGCTATCTGGCCGGTCCCCTTGTGGATGCCCTGAGGGAGCTCGGCCTCGATGCCGGTTTTTCGGGACTCAACGATGTGGTTGCGAACGGAAGGAAGATAAGCGGTTCGGCCCAGACCCGGAGGAAGGGAACGATCCTGCAGCACGGGACGTTTATGTACTCCACCCGGCTGGAGGTACTCGGAAGGGTTCTGAAGGTCTCGAAGGCAAAGCTCTCTGACAAGGGCATCTCAAGCATCTTTGAGAGGGTGACCACGCTTGAGCGCGAGGGGATAAAACTCAACCGCTGGGATACCTACCGGTTGCTCAAGGAGAGCTTCTTCAACGCCTTTCCTCTGGAGGAGGGCGAGCTGACCGATTATGAGCTCGAACTCGCGGGGAAACTCGTTGAGGAGAAATACGGAAACCCGGAATGGAACCTTATGCGTTAG
- a CDS encoding signal peptidase I — translation MEDSWKKDLTWLVTALLLVFALQWGLKLALHTDSPLVIVVSGSMEPVFYRGDVVLLKGVSEENIDEVKVNDVIVYKRPGYEYPIIHRVRAIETVELGGKVEKCFVTWGDNNWAPDPAYPTPYGTVPCVPAYAVEDRALIVFPKIGLIPLVIRERLGLG, via the coding sequence ATGGAGGACTCGTGGAAGAAGGATCTAACGTGGCTGGTAACGGCTTTGCTCCTTGTGTTCGCCCTTCAGTGGGGACTGAAACTGGCCCTCCACACGGATTCACCCCTCGTTATAGTCGTAAGCGGTTCGATGGAGCCCGTGTTCTACAGGGGTGACGTGGTCCTGCTCAAGGGTGTTAGCGAGGAGAACATCGACGAGGTTAAGGTGAACGACGTTATCGTCTACAAGCGCCCCGGTTACGAATATCCGATAATCCACCGCGTTAGGGCGATAGAGACCGTCGAGCTCGGCGGGAAGGTCGAGAAGTGCTTCGTCACATGGGGGGACAACAACTGGGCACCGGATCCGGCCTATCCGACCCCCTACGGAACGGTACCCTGCGTACCGGCCTACGCCGTTGAGGACAGGGCTCTAATCGTCTTCCCGAAGATAGGCCTCATACCCCTCGTGATACGGGAACGCCTCGGTCTGGGATAA
- a CDS encoding DUF531 domain-containing protein: MLTLGLYNTYDPGRLHEAHLRAIARAGPVAYAFGFHLALVGFPLEGKPLEVAERVSSSTTIGEGGRYLIELAGGNRFHLLDFPERGFPPQFGRVVATTSKPREGKEISPLELAERALKGESFLLLIGLGRRGLPKETLKRADHHLEITGKRVSLETCTAIGAVAVRISTLMEVLRWRTRGRRI, encoded by the coding sequence ATGCTGACCCTTGGGCTCTATAACACCTACGACCCCGGAAGGCTTCACGAGGCCCATCTCAGGGCGATAGCCAGAGCCGGCCCGGTAGCGTACGCCTTCGGTTTCCATCTGGCGCTGGTCGGGTTCCCGCTCGAGGGAAAGCCCCTTGAAGTGGCCGAAAGGGTGAGTTCCAGCACGACCATAGGGGAGGGTGGCAGGTACCTCATCGAGCTGGCCGGGGGGAACCGGTTCCACCTCCTTGATTTTCCCGAAAGAGGCTTCCCGCCCCAGTTCGGGAGGGTGGTTGCCACCACGAGCAAACCCCGGGAGGGAAAGGAGATAAGCCCCCTCGAGCTCGCGGAGAGGGCCCTGAAGGGTGAGAGTTTTCTGCTCCTGATCGGTCTCGGCAGGCGCGGTCTTCCAAAGGAAACACTTAAGAGAGCGGACCATCATCTTGAGATCACGGGAAAGAGGGTAAGCCTCGAGACGTGCACAGCCATAGGGGCCGTGGCCGTTAGGATAAGCACCCTCATGGAGGTCCTGAGATGGAGGACTCGTGGAAGAAGGATCTAA
- a CDS encoding dipeptidase yields the protein MIFDAHSDLPTFVYDERKAGKTRVLEENFERFFGPWISARVMSIWTRPGMRGNATAYGLEVLNALLKDVAESESFEMVTNVEGMERNVKEGKVALWLGLEGGEPIGESLDLLEVFHRLGLRVLTLTWSLRNAIGDGVFERTGGGLTNFGLEVVGKAEELGIVVDLSHINEAGFWDVLDTTAFPVIASHSNSRSLCDHRRNLTDEQIKAIGERDGVIGAVAIPGFVDSERPTLEKYVEHIAHMVDLAGYRHVGLGFDFVYYLSGWSGRGVKGFENESRIPSLIEKLMERFSEKEVRAITFENFERVFRAVVG from the coding sequence ATGATATTCGACGCCCATTCCGATCTGCCGACGTTCGTGTACGATGAAAGGAAAGCGGGAAAGACGCGCGTTCTGGAGGAGAACTTCGAGCGGTTTTTTGGCCCGTGGATAAGTGCCCGGGTCATGAGCATCTGGACCCGTCCCGGGATGAGGGGCAACGCGACCGCCTACGGTCTGGAGGTCCTGAACGCCCTTCTGAAGGACGTTGCAGAGAGCGAGAGCTTCGAGATGGTCACGAACGTTGAGGGCATGGAGCGGAATGTCAAGGAGGGGAAGGTGGCGCTGTGGCTCGGGCTCGAGGGTGGCGAGCCCATCGGCGAGAGCCTCGACCTTCTCGAGGTGTTCCACCGCCTCGGTCTTCGCGTTCTGACGCTCACGTGGAGCCTGAGGAACGCCATAGGGGACGGCGTGTTCGAGAGAACCGGCGGCGGATTGACGAACTTCGGTCTGGAAGTGGTTGGCAAGGCCGAGGAGCTCGGGATAGTGGTTGACCTGAGTCACATCAACGAAGCCGGCTTCTGGGACGTTCTCGACACCACCGCCTTTCCGGTGATAGCTTCGCACTCCAACTCGAGAAGCCTGTGCGACCACAGGAGAAACCTGACCGACGAGCAGATAAAGGCCATAGGGGAGAGGGACGGCGTAATTGGGGCCGTTGCGATCCCGGGATTCGTTGACAGCGAGAGACCGACGCTGGAAAAATACGTGGAGCACATAGCCCACATGGTGGACCTGGCAGGTTACAGACACGTCGGCCTCGGCTTTGATTTCGTCTACTACCTGTCCGGCTGGAGCGGGAGGGGCGTTAAGGGTTTTGAGAACGAGTCGAGGATACCCTCCCTCATCGAGAAGCTGATGGAAAGGTTCAGCGAGAAGGAAGTAAGGGCGATAACCTTCGAGAACTTCGAGCGCGTTTTTAGGGCGGTCGTGGGTTAG
- a CDS encoding methyltransferase domain-containing protein: MEEPYLLTAREARILLLSKAGARVNLDLRKTNRSWLVTMRNGEFIFPDGTRVSRETLERIAGDEGSVYLVRNGVYKAAIAGEHFYKLVPTIPPTIEINGIRMHRTKGTNPLEDTRNKVNAIKPGEGETVLDTCMGLGYTAIEAAKRGAYVITVEKDPNVIALARVNPWGRELFRGGKVQVVQGDVYEIVKRFGDGSFDAVIHDPPRFSLAGQLYSESFYRELYRILKPGGRLFHYVGNPGKRYRKKDLQKGVMERLRKVGFTGIKRVEEALGVIARKPEKKK, encoded by the coding sequence ATGGAAGAGCCATACCTCCTGACGGCAAGGGAAGCAAGGATACTCCTTCTGTCAAAGGCAGGGGCAAGGGTAAACCTCGATCTAAGGAAAACGAACAGGTCGTGGCTCGTAACCATGCGTAACGGGGAGTTCATCTTTCCGGACGGAACGCGAGTTTCGAGGGAGACCCTCGAGAGGATAGCGGGGGATGAGGGGAGCGTTTACCTCGTTCGAAACGGCGTTTACAAAGCCGCCATAGCCGGTGAGCACTTCTACAAGCTCGTTCCAACGATCCCGCCGACGATAGAGATAAACGGGATCAGGATGCACAGAACCAAGGGGACGAACCCTCTGGAGGACACGAGGAACAAAGTGAACGCCATCAAACCCGGGGAAGGGGAGACGGTTCTGGACACGTGCATGGGGCTTGGTTACACGGCCATAGAGGCCGCAAAGAGGGGAGCGTACGTGATAACCGTGGAGAAGGATCCGAACGTTATAGCTCTGGCCCGGGTAAACCCGTGGGGCAGGGAGCTCTTCAGGGGCGGGAAGGTTCAGGTCGTTCAGGGGGACGTGTATGAAATCGTGAAGCGCTTTGGCGACGGGAGTTTCGATGCCGTTATCCACGACCCCCCGCGCTTTTCTCTGGCGGGCCAGCTCTACTCGGAATCCTTCTACCGCGAGCTCTACCGGATTCTGAAGCCCGGCGGGAGGCTGTTCCACTACGTCGGAAACCCGGGGAAGAGGTACAGAAAAAAAGACCTGCAGAAGGGGGTTATGGAGCGCCTGAGAAAGGTGGGCTTCACCGGAATCAAGCGCGTTGAAGAGGCCTTGGGAGTTATAGCGAGGAAGCCGGAAAAGAAAAAATGA